Proteins encoded by one window of Hymenobacter tibetensis:
- a CDS encoding SGNH/GDSL hydrolase family protein, with protein sequence MLKKLLLLMAAVLVLPLTGAHHASPSSLPPLDDLKIVFFGSSVPFGQGAAQKYGYPSRYSALLTQRAATKQGAPWTTANISVPGDNTVKVLARWHRDLLPQGGRYVVYALALGNEGIHGGGQAKFDQFKANMQVLIQQARAQGLVPVVTNSYTRNDYNAEDYAYIRQMNLLLHTWAVPTVNLLGAVDDGQGHWAEGYYDDALHPNDRGHAELAYAWVPSLFDAVRAGKPLPRRQTTSGVQLPRRASQALRFVPEALVHPFTQVISFRATAPGCLLTLQDSLGTGRLDIGADGQLTYSSAQTGRLASAGSVQDNRWHQVVLTHYFARGETFLYLDSHLVGRLREQLHPRQVTLGGRAAPPRVRYRNWLFYRAGMNDDEVKALAADSLLKSSLELYAPLDGRRGTTDLLVNLAQSTNSIVRVEGR encoded by the coding sequence ATGTTGAAAAAGCTATTACTCCTGATGGCCGCGGTGCTCGTGCTGCCGCTAACCGGAGCCCACCACGCATCTCCGTCCAGCCTGCCGCCGTTAGATGACTTGAAGATTGTGTTCTTTGGCTCGTCCGTGCCCTTCGGACAGGGCGCTGCCCAAAAATATGGCTACCCGAGCCGCTATAGTGCGCTGCTGACCCAGCGGGCGGCCACCAAGCAGGGCGCACCCTGGACGACGGCCAACATCTCGGTTCCGGGCGACAACACCGTGAAAGTGCTGGCGCGGTGGCACCGCGACTTGCTGCCACAGGGTGGGCGCTATGTGGTGTACGCCTTGGCGCTGGGCAATGAAGGGATCCATGGCGGTGGCCAAGCAAAGTTCGACCAGTTCAAGGCCAACATGCAGGTGCTTATCCAACAAGCGCGGGCACAAGGCTTGGTGCCGGTGGTCACGAACAGCTACACTCGCAACGACTACAACGCCGAGGACTACGCCTACATCCGGCAGATGAACCTGCTGCTGCACACCTGGGCCGTGCCCACCGTAAACCTGCTGGGGGCCGTAGACGACGGACAAGGGCATTGGGCCGAAGGCTATTACGACGACGCCCTGCACCCCAACGACCGGGGCCACGCCGAGCTAGCCTACGCCTGGGTGCCGTCGTTGTTTGATGCGGTGCGGGCGGGCAAGCCGCTGCCGCGCCGACAAACCACTTCAGGTGTTCAGTTACCCCGGCGAGCGAGCCAGGCGCTGCGCTTCGTGCCCGAGGCGCTGGTGCATCCGTTCACTCAGGTTATCAGCTTTCGCGCCACGGCCCCTGGCTGTCTGCTGACGTTGCAGGACAGTCTCGGAACGGGGCGCTTGGACATTGGAGCTGACGGGCAGTTAACGTATTCCTCGGCTCAAACTGGCCGCTTGGCCAGTGCCGGTAGCGTTCAGGACAACCGCTGGCACCAGGTAGTGCTGACTCATTATTTTGCGCGAGGCGAAACGTTCTTGTACCTCGACAGCCACTTAGTGGGGCGCCTGCGCGAGCAACTCCACCCGCGCCAAGTCACGCTTGGTGGTCGTGCTGCCCCGCCTCGCGTGCGGTACCGCAATTGGCTGTTCTATCGGGCGGGCATGAACGACGACGAGGTGAAGGCGTTAGCTGCTGATTCGCTGCTGAAGTCAAGCCTGGAGTTGTATGCGCCACTCGACGGCCGCCGGGGCACAACCGATTTGCTCGTCAACTTAGCCCAGAGCACAAACAGCATTGTGCGCGTGGAAGGGCGTTAA
- a CDS encoding winged helix-turn-helix transcriptional regulator: MACQPPRIDEHKKEMRAVQDSMDVLSGKWKIAIISSICYYNKRRFSDILNDVVGISNKMLSKELKELEVNQLIKRTVLETQPITVQYELTAHGKTLQTIINNLTEWGIAHHQKIFGK; encoded by the coding sequence ATGGCGTGCCAACCCCCTCGCATCGACGAACACAAAAAGGAAATGCGGGCCGTTCAAGACTCAATGGACGTGCTCAGCGGCAAATGGAAGATTGCCATCATCTCTTCTATCTGCTACTACAACAAACGACGGTTCTCCGATATCTTGAACGACGTCGTGGGCATCTCCAACAAGATGCTGAGTAAGGAATTGAAAGAGTTGGAAGTCAACCAGCTAATCAAACGGACCGTGTTGGAAACCCAGCCTATAACAGTGCAGTATGAGCTTACCGCGCACGGCAAAACCTTGCAAACCATCATCAACAACTTGACAGAATGGGGAATAGCTCACCACCAAAAGATATTCGGCAAATAG
- a CDS encoding helix-turn-helix domain-containing protein codes for MKHESTYLTPEIKLSCYEDHFFKSDVVFEHHMLIWFISGRTKIVQAEGVHHFQTGDIFLIPRNQPATILNYPKDGLPHKTVVMTLTTDRLRNFYSRLAVKAGSGPVAKIRSFRRHPLLESCLASLVPYFAVEGPFPPELAALKITEAISILRTLEPDLDSLLANFDDPHKVDLISFMEKNYMFNMPAETFGQLTGRSLTTFKRDFKKAFDTTPQRWLTHKRLELAHYQLTEQRKKPTDVCYETGFENLSHFSHAFKKQFGYSPSQLAAS; via the coding sequence ATGAAACACGAATCAACTTACCTGACCCCGGAAATCAAGCTCTCTTGCTATGAAGACCACTTCTTTAAATCAGATGTGGTATTCGAACACCACATGCTCATCTGGTTTATCTCCGGGCGTACCAAGATTGTGCAGGCCGAAGGTGTGCACCACTTCCAAACCGGCGACATTTTCCTGATTCCGCGAAATCAGCCGGCCACTATTCTCAATTACCCCAAAGACGGCTTGCCCCACAAAACCGTGGTTATGACCCTGACCACCGACAGGTTACGCAATTTTTACAGTCGCTTGGCCGTGAAAGCAGGTAGTGGGCCCGTCGCCAAAATCCGCAGCTTTCGGCGGCATCCGCTCCTGGAAAGTTGCCTGGCTTCGCTGGTGCCCTACTTTGCGGTGGAAGGGCCTTTCCCGCCGGAACTAGCTGCCCTGAAGATTACGGAGGCCATCAGCATCTTGCGTACCCTGGAGCCGGATCTGGACAGCCTGCTCGCCAATTTTGATGATCCTCATAAAGTTGACCTTATCAGCTTCATGGAAAAGAATTACATGTTCAACATGCCAGCCGAAACCTTCGGCCAGCTCACCGGCCGCAGCCTGACCACGTTTAAGCGGGACTTTAAAAAAGCATTCGACACCACCCCGCAACGCTGGCTCACGCACAAGCGGTTGGAGTTGGCGCACTACCAGCTAACTGAGCAACGCAAGAAACCAACGGACGTGTGCTACGAAACGGGCTTTGAAAACCTTTCGCATTTTTCGCACGCCTTCAAAAAGCAGTTCGGCTATTCTCCCTCACAACTGGCAGCATCCTGA
- a CDS encoding N-acetylglucosamine kinase produces MILIADGGSTKTTWCVVEAHTSRSFFHTEGYNPEFIDTLGIIASLQQNLPTTLATAAITEVHYYGASVVSALQVATVVNAMQAVFTQARVFVGHDLLAAARALLGQEPGFAAILGTGTNSCVYDGARITHNVDSLGYFLGDEGSGAFLGKALLRDYLRGQMPARLEGEFRTTYNMEREAIMDRLYNHPFPNRFVASFAKFAYDHSSATYCQQLVAEAFDLFFRNIITQYPAYQAYTFNCVGSVGYSFRDALTQVATAHGMAVGKIIRAPIDDLVSYHLAAVS; encoded by the coding sequence ATGATTCTGATAGCTGATGGCGGCTCTACCAAGACCACATGGTGCGTAGTGGAAGCTCACACGTCTCGCTCCTTCTTCCACACGGAAGGCTACAACCCAGAATTCATTGACACGCTGGGTATTATCGCCTCGTTGCAGCAAAACTTACCCACAACCCTGGCCACGGCTGCCATAACGGAAGTGCACTACTACGGTGCTAGCGTGGTGTCGGCGCTACAAGTCGCGACGGTGGTGAATGCTATGCAGGCGGTGTTCACGCAAGCCCGCGTGTTTGTGGGCCACGACTTGCTAGCGGCAGCGCGGGCCTTGTTGGGACAAGAGCCGGGGTTTGCGGCTATTCTAGGCACGGGCACCAACTCGTGCGTGTACGATGGAGCGCGCATTACGCACAACGTAGACTCGCTGGGCTATTTTTTGGGCGACGAAGGCAGCGGCGCTTTCCTTGGCAAAGCGTTGCTGCGCGACTACTTGCGCGGGCAGATGCCCGCCCGCCTGGAAGGGGAATTTCGTACGACGTACAACATGGAGCGCGAGGCAATTATGGATCGGCTCTATAACCACCCTTTTCCGAACCGCTTCGTGGCCAGCTTCGCCAAGTTCGCCTACGACCACAGCAGCGCAACCTATTGCCAGCAACTGGTAGCGGAAGCATTCGACCTGTTTTTCCGAAATATCATCACTCAGTATCCCGCTTACCAGGCCTATACCTTCAACTGCGTGGGGTCGGTGGGGTATAGCTTCCGCGATGCACTAACCCAGGTAGCCACTGCGCACGGCATGGCAGTCGGCAAAATCATCCGCGCGCCCATCGACGACTTGGTTTCCTATCATCTGGCCGCTGTCAGCTAA
- a CDS encoding glucose 1-dehydrogenase, translated as MSKLKNKVAVVTGGNSGIGFGIAEALKNEGAVGTITGRNQATLDASVQELGPGFIGLQGDVTQMEDLERVFKDTSERFGQIDILVVNAGGVVDGSPMAAIADVTEDNYDQYMDLNLKSSYFTVQKALPYLNDGASIILIGSSAAHRAAPGMTIYAAAKAAVISLAKGLSLDLLERKIRVNTLSPGSIDTPVFGKLVPQQHLEQVKQVWKDLIPMGRLGLPSEIGKAVVFLASDDSSFIVGTELLADGGMTTISLMK; from the coding sequence ATGAGCAAGCTCAAGAATAAGGTCGCCGTCGTAACGGGCGGTAATAGTGGCATTGGCTTTGGCATTGCCGAAGCGCTTAAAAACGAAGGTGCCGTCGGTACCATCACCGGAAGAAATCAGGCCACGCTCGATGCATCCGTGCAGGAACTTGGCCCCGGCTTTATCGGCCTCCAAGGCGACGTAACCCAGATGGAAGATCTGGAACGGGTTTTCAAGGACACTTCCGAGCGGTTCGGCCAGATTGATATCCTGGTGGTCAACGCTGGCGGTGTCGTGGATGGTAGCCCCATGGCCGCCATTGCGGACGTGACGGAAGACAACTACGACCAGTACATGGACTTGAATTTGAAGAGCTCCTATTTCACCGTTCAAAAAGCCCTTCCCTACCTCAACGACGGCGCTTCCATCATTCTTATTGGCTCCAGTGCTGCCCACCGGGCCGCCCCCGGCATGACGATCTACGCCGCGGCGAAAGCAGCAGTTATCTCTTTAGCCAAAGGCTTGTCGCTTGATTTATTGGAGCGGAAAATCAGGGTTAACACCTTGTCGCCGGGCTCTATTGACACCCCGGTTTTCGGCAAACTGGTACCGCAGCAGCACCTAGAACAGGTTAAGCAAGTGTGGAAAGACCTGATTCCTATGGGCCGATTGGGCTTACCCTCCGAGATAGGAAAAGCAGTTGTTTTCCTAGCCTCCGACGACTCCTCGTTTATCGTCGGAACAGAACTTCTGGCCGATGGCGGGATGACCACTATCAGTTTAATGAAATAA
- a CDS encoding bestrophin family protein, giving the protein MYVKKNYSLTETAFFNSGKHLAWLVPYTLLIAVLYRYTALHQFSIPWLPLSLIGTAVTFYVGFKNNQAYDRLWEARTVWGGIVNSSRTWGSNVNAFVVSAAEGTTPAEALTEAKRVIIYRQIAWLYLLRRQLLEPTTWEHVSQPGFYGQDAQQKLQKIGLGLFGEDITNNRVQRYLSPAEQEALPTYKNAAAQLIDKQSQHLARLRKAGHLGDVEHIALQSILNDFYEHQGKAERIKKTPFPRQFASVGFMMVCIFIAMLPFGFFSEFIKMGDNGIWVAVPFVVLISWVYVVMELVGDYSENPFEGLSNDVPMLALSRSIEIDLLQQLGETDLPSPIQPVKHVLL; this is encoded by the coding sequence ATGTACGTTAAAAAGAATTATAGCCTCACGGAAACAGCTTTCTTTAACTCAGGCAAGCACTTGGCTTGGCTTGTGCCCTATACGCTGCTTATTGCGGTGCTCTACCGGTACACCGCGTTGCACCAGTTCAGTATTCCTTGGCTGCCACTTTCCTTGATTGGCACGGCCGTCACGTTTTACGTGGGCTTCAAAAACAACCAAGCATATGACCGCCTCTGGGAAGCCCGAACCGTGTGGGGCGGTATCGTGAATAGTTCGCGCACCTGGGGCTCCAACGTCAACGCGTTTGTGGTATCGGCGGCAGAAGGCACCACCCCTGCAGAAGCACTAACCGAGGCCAAACGGGTGATAATCTACCGGCAAATTGCGTGGCTCTACCTGCTACGGCGGCAACTGCTGGAACCCACCACGTGGGAGCACGTCAGCCAGCCTGGTTTTTACGGGCAGGATGCCCAGCAAAAGCTGCAAAAAATTGGGCTGGGGCTGTTTGGGGAAGACATCACCAACAACCGGGTGCAACGGTATCTGTCGCCGGCAGAGCAGGAAGCGCTGCCCACCTATAAGAATGCGGCCGCTCAGCTCATCGACAAACAGTCCCAACACCTGGCGCGCCTACGCAAAGCCGGCCACCTCGGCGACGTCGAGCACATTGCTTTGCAGAGTATTCTCAACGATTTCTATGAGCACCAGGGCAAAGCCGAGCGGATCAAAAAAACGCCCTTTCCGCGTCAGTTTGCCAGCGTTGGCTTTATGATGGTTTGCATCTTCATTGCTATGCTCCCGTTTGGGTTTTTCTCGGAATTCATCAAAATGGGCGACAATGGCATCTGGGTGGCCGTGCCCTTTGTAGTGCTGATTAGCTGGGTGTACGTGGTGATGGAGCTGGTTGGCGACTACTCGGAAAACCCGTTCGAAGGACTCTCCAACGACGTGCCCATGCTGGCCTTGAGCCGCAGTATCGAAATCGACTTGCTGCAGCAGCTAGGCGAAACGGACCTGCCTAGCCCCATTCAACCCGTTAAGCACGTGCTATTGTAA
- a CDS encoding hybrid sensor histidine kinase/response regulator, translated as MAVAVASSLTGDCLSSCPTDERMWRVWAEERLAALQQALLEAQAQAQFQEARFTSLVEALPGHVVVTTKEGGVVAANPSGHDWLQTTTADKPAADSALILQHRFQDSAAFLSQAHALQAGTQSRYQQEIALAAGDMMEWNYWVLGDGSLGHVQYFQPLTQPAQRHSGSQHDAQQEFYQAILQELPIELAVFDAEHSCRFTNARRVAASALWECGSELNQAACPPNQPLPTQQAEQRQRYFEQALETRIAVLWEETHTTADGKTQHTQQHYRPVYAADGSLRSVVAVGLDITERRQAEKQLTDQQTFYEYALDQLPCDVGIFDDQFRYLYVNASGIKDPAVRKWVIGKDNFAYFARNKRPLAMAEERHARLEQAVRERRLVTYEETFFRPEGTRHQYRCLQPVFHPDGSLHLVIGYGLDVTDRVVTEQALRHAKLAAESAVRAREIFLANMSHEIRTPMNAILGMSQLLAKTPLTPTQNSYQQAISTSAENLLVIINDILDLSKLEAGKMVLEQVGFSPAQLLQQVEQTLHYKAAEAGLTLRTQSPSQLPAVLLGDPHRIVQVLLNLTGNAIKFTEKGQVVVSCDVTSTDEGTAEIRFQVTDTGVGIDSAFLARIFQEFSQEDASVTRKFGGTGLGLSICRNLVKLMDSELQVTSQKQHGTEVQFTLRLPVGTATDLLPQALLPADSSLYQELRYKHVLLVEDNHFNRQIAKTFLQHAHVQVTEAEHGAQAVALAQEQPFDVILMDIQMPVLDGYAATDALRQQLHLDTPIIALTANAIKGEREKCLAAGMNAYLTKPFKEAELLQVVSEWITPRIAALAPPIEPVKAPTSVSALYEIDELLQVGQGDLSFVTLMLETFVESGEELLQALKQGLRERCVTQLKSAAHTLKPSLAHLHVWHLMPYVSELDEWQGEFQEAPLATLVTSIAQGLQEVMTHMRSSFA; from the coding sequence ATGGCTGTCGCTGTCGCGTCATCTCTTACTGGCGATTGTCTTTCTTCTTGCCCCACCGACGAGCGGATGTGGCGCGTATGGGCCGAAGAACGTTTAGCTGCGCTACAGCAAGCCCTACTGGAAGCCCAAGCACAGGCTCAGTTTCAGGAGGCTCGCTTTACTAGCTTGGTGGAGGCCCTACCGGGCCACGTGGTTGTTACTACCAAGGAAGGTGGTGTTGTAGCCGCCAATCCTTCCGGCCACGATTGGCTTCAAACAACAACAGCCGACAAACCGGCTGCAGATTCGGCGTTAATTTTGCAGCACCGGTTCCAGGATTCGGCGGCGTTCCTTTCGCAAGCGCACGCCCTACAAGCAGGCACGCAAAGTCGATACCAGCAAGAAATAGCACTGGCAGCCGGTGACATGATGGAGTGGAACTATTGGGTGCTCGGGGATGGGTCCTTGGGACACGTGCAGTATTTCCAACCGCTCACACAACCTGCGCAGCGCCACAGTGGAAGCCAGCACGATGCGCAACAGGAGTTCTACCAAGCCATCCTGCAGGAGCTACCTATTGAGCTTGCCGTTTTCGATGCCGAGCACAGTTGCCGCTTCACCAACGCTCGTCGTGTTGCAGCTTCTGCCTTATGGGAGTGTGGGAGTGAACTGAATCAGGCTGCGTGTCCCCCAAATCAGCCGCTTCCTACGCAGCAGGCCGAGCAACGCCAACGCTATTTCGAGCAGGCGCTAGAAACGCGTATCGCCGTTTTGTGGGAGGAAACGCACACAACCGCCGACGGCAAGACACAGCATACGCAGCAGCACTATCGGCCCGTGTATGCCGCCGATGGCTCTTTGCGTTCGGTGGTGGCCGTAGGCCTCGATATCACCGAGCGTCGGCAGGCTGAAAAACAGCTCACCGACCAGCAGACGTTCTACGAGTATGCCTTGGATCAGCTACCCTGTGACGTTGGCATCTTCGACGACCAGTTCCGTTATCTGTATGTCAATGCCAGTGGTATAAAAGATCCGGCTGTGCGTAAGTGGGTGATTGGCAAAGACAACTTTGCGTACTTCGCCCGCAACAAGCGGCCGCTGGCCATGGCCGAGGAGCGGCACGCTCGGCTGGAGCAAGCTGTGCGCGAACGCCGCCTGGTAACGTATGAGGAAACCTTCTTCCGCCCCGAAGGAACTCGGCATCAGTACCGGTGCTTGCAGCCAGTGTTCCACCCCGACGGCTCTTTGCACCTGGTTATAGGGTACGGGTTGGATGTCACCGACCGGGTGGTTACCGAACAAGCCTTGCGCCACGCCAAGCTGGCGGCCGAATCAGCGGTGCGGGCCCGCGAGATTTTCCTGGCCAATATGAGCCATGAAATTCGGACGCCCATGAACGCCATTTTGGGTATGAGCCAGTTGCTGGCCAAAACGCCGCTCACACCCACCCAGAACAGCTACCAGCAGGCAATCAGCACTTCGGCGGAAAACTTACTGGTTATCATCAACGACATTCTGGACCTTTCGAAGCTGGAAGCCGGCAAAATGGTGCTCGAGCAAGTTGGCTTCTCCCCGGCGCAGCTGCTACAGCAAGTGGAACAGACGCTGCACTACAAAGCTGCCGAAGCAGGTCTCACCTTGCGTACGCAGAGCCCTTCGCAACTGCCAGCCGTGCTGCTAGGCGACCCCCACCGCATTGTGCAAGTGCTCTTGAACCTGACCGGCAACGCCATCAAGTTCACAGAAAAAGGGCAGGTAGTGGTTTCGTGCGATGTTACCAGTACTGATGAGGGCACTGCGGAAATACGATTCCAAGTGACGGATACGGGGGTTGGCATCGATTCTGCTTTTCTGGCGCGCATCTTCCAAGAGTTCAGCCAAGAGGACGCGTCCGTGACTCGCAAGTTTGGCGGCACGGGCTTGGGCTTATCAATCTGCCGCAACCTGGTCAAGCTCATGGACAGTGAGCTACAAGTAACCAGCCAAAAGCAGCACGGAACTGAGGTGCAGTTCACCCTGCGCTTGCCAGTAGGCACAGCCACCGATTTGCTGCCCCAGGCACTGCTGCCAGCCGACAGCTCTCTCTACCAAGAGCTACGGTACAAGCACGTGCTACTGGTGGAAGACAACCACTTCAACCGGCAGATTGCCAAAACTTTCTTGCAGCACGCCCACGTGCAAGTGACCGAAGCCGAACACGGCGCGCAAGCCGTGGCGTTGGCTCAGGAGCAGCCATTCGATGTTATTTTGATGGACATTCAAATGCCAGTGCTCGACGGCTACGCCGCTACCGACGCCCTGCGCCAACAACTGCACCTCGATACCCCTATCATCGCCCTCACCGCTAATGCCATTAAAGGCGAGCGGGAAAAATGCTTGGCGGCTGGCATGAATGCTTATCTCACCAAGCCATTCAAGGAAGCCGAATTGTTGCAGGTGGTAAGTGAGTGGATTACTCCTCGCATAGCGGCGCTTGCGCCCCCTATCGAGCCAGTAAAAGCTCCTACCTCCGTGAGTGCGCTTTATGAGATAGACGAGCTATTACAGGTAGGCCAAGGAGACCTTTCTTTCGTAACGCTTATGCTAGAAACCTTTGTTGAAAGCGGCGAGGAACTGCTACAAGCACTTAAGCAGGGACTACGAGAGCGGTGTGTAACCCAGTTGAAAAGTGCAGCTCACACGCTCAAGCCAAGTTTAGCTCACTTGCACGTCTGGCATTTGATGCCCTACGTGAGTGAACTAGATGAGTGGCAGGGTGAGTTTCAGGAAGCACCTTTAGCTACCTTGGTAACGAGCATCGCGCAAGGGTTGCAAGAAGTCATGACGCACATGCGGAGTTCTTTCGCGTGA
- a CDS encoding SDR family NAD(P)-dependent oxidoreductase, translated as MSKLQNKVAIVTGASKGIGAAIATYFAAEGAKVVVNYASSKAGADNVVEAITANGGTAIAVQADMSNEADITRLFAETKQAFGTLDILVNNAGIYQYAPVEEVSADSFHQHFNLNVLGSLLAIQAAVKLFGPDGGNIINISSEVSKTPLPTGAVYSASKAALDAITIALSKEFSGRNIRINSILPGVVETEGSRSGGFIGSEFEAKLVANTPLGRTGQPADVAKVAVFLASNDAAWITGEKLSVSGGIYGL; from the coding sequence GTGAGCAAACTACAGAACAAAGTGGCCATCGTGACGGGGGCCTCCAAAGGCATAGGCGCTGCTATTGCCACATATTTCGCTGCCGAAGGTGCTAAAGTGGTGGTAAACTATGCTTCCAGCAAAGCCGGAGCAGACAACGTGGTAGAGGCCATCACGGCCAACGGCGGCACCGCTATTGCAGTGCAAGCCGATATGTCGAATGAAGCTGATATCACTAGGCTGTTCGCTGAAACCAAGCAAGCGTTCGGCACCCTGGATATATTGGTCAACAACGCGGGCATTTACCAGTATGCGCCAGTGGAGGAAGTCTCGGCAGACTCATTCCATCAGCATTTCAACCTCAATGTATTGGGCTCGTTGCTTGCTATCCAGGCCGCAGTTAAACTGTTTGGTCCGGACGGTGGCAACATCATCAACATCAGTTCCGAGGTCAGCAAAACGCCACTTCCCACCGGAGCTGTGTACTCGGCTTCCAAAGCCGCCTTGGATGCCATAACCATAGCCTTGTCGAAGGAATTCAGCGGCCGAAACATTCGCATCAATTCTATCCTGCCCGGCGTCGTGGAAACGGAAGGGTCGCGGAGTGGGGGCTTTATTGGCAGCGAATTCGAAGCCAAACTAGTGGCGAATACACCACTTGGCCGCACGGGCCAGCCCGCGGACGTTGCCAAAGTAGCCGTCTTCCTGGCTTCAAATGATGCTGCGTGGATTACCGGGGAGAAACTATCCGTTTCCGGTGGCATCTACGGACTATAA
- a CDS encoding SDR family NAD(P)-dependent oxidoreductase codes for MQQNNNNGALQAPIGSGFNASSTASEVIEGVDLTGKVAIVTGGYTGIGLETTKTLAAAGATVIVPARSLGKATENLAGVANVELMEMDLLDPASVDAFAATFLTSGRPLHLLIHNAGIMFVPLRRNSQGIESQLATNYIAPFQLTARLWGALKQAAGARVVNVSSLGHQFAPFHFEDPNFEHREYETMQAYGQSKTALNLFALELDNQAKAFGVRAYAVHPGNIWGTELLREAPLAILQQFGFYDAQGQVVQEVVASLKTIPQGAATTIWCATSPLLNNIGGVYCEDGDIASLSSEQGFAEGIHSGGVMAYAVDAAAAKRLWQLTEELTGIPFATAG; via the coding sequence ATGCAACAGAATAATAACAACGGCGCCTTACAAGCGCCCATTGGTTCAGGATTCAACGCCAGCTCCACGGCTAGTGAGGTAATTGAAGGGGTGGACTTAACCGGAAAGGTGGCCATCGTGACGGGCGGGTACACGGGCATTGGCCTGGAAACCACCAAAACCCTGGCTGCCGCGGGAGCCACCGTCATTGTGCCCGCCAGAAGCCTAGGCAAGGCAACTGAGAATCTGGCCGGCGTGGCCAATGTGGAATTAATGGAAATGGATTTACTGGATCCTGCTTCTGTTGACGCCTTCGCGGCCACGTTCTTAACTTCGGGCCGACCACTGCACCTGCTTATTCACAATGCGGGCATCATGTTCGTGCCCTTGCGCCGAAACAGCCAGGGAATAGAATCGCAATTGGCCACGAACTATATAGCGCCCTTTCAACTAACTGCCAGACTGTGGGGCGCATTGAAACAAGCAGCTGGCGCCCGAGTAGTTAACGTATCCTCGCTAGGGCACCAGTTCGCGCCATTCCACTTCGAGGACCCTAATTTCGAGCACCGGGAGTACGAAACCATGCAAGCGTATGGGCAATCCAAAACTGCACTGAACCTGTTTGCGCTGGAATTAGATAATCAAGCCAAGGCGTTTGGCGTACGGGCCTACGCAGTGCACCCCGGCAATATTTGGGGCACAGAGCTACTCCGGGAAGCCCCGTTGGCGATACTACAGCAATTCGGCTTTTATGACGCGCAAGGACAGGTTGTTCAGGAGGTTGTCGCTTCCCTAAAAACCATTCCCCAAGGCGCCGCTACCACCATTTGGTGCGCTACGAGCCCGCTGCTAAACAACATTGGGGGAGTGTATTGCGAGGACGGAGATATTGCTAGCTTGTCGTCTGAACAGGGGTTTGCGGAAGGAATACACTCGGGAGGCGTAATGGCTTATGCTGTGGACGCTGCCGCTGCCAAACGGCTGTGGCAATTAACCGAAGAACTGACCGGCATCCCGTTTGCTACGGCGGGCTAA
- a CDS encoding SDR family NAD(P)-dependent oxidoreductase — MRQAILPGARQQALGTGFNATTTATDVISGIDLTGKIAIVTGGNAGIGLETTRVLAAAGATVIVPARDTEKAKHNLQGIANVELDTMDLLDPRSIDAFAERFLASGRPLHMLINNAGIMWVPLRRDHRGIESQLATNYLGQFQLVARLWPALKQAQGARVVNVSSFGHQMAPFHFEDPNFQHREYHTLQGYGQSKTASNLFTVALDQRGQAVNVRAYAVHPGSINGTELGREAPLELFQQMGFCDAQGNILPEVAATLKTIPQGAATTVWCATSPLLNTLGGVYCEDADVAELDEGQIEHRPDDPSTARGVQPYSLDEANAQRLWTLSEELTGISFPAS; from the coding sequence ATGAGACAAGCTATTCTTCCAGGAGCGCGCCAGCAGGCACTCGGCACCGGCTTCAACGCCACCACTACCGCCACCGACGTCATCAGCGGCATCGACCTGACTGGCAAAATTGCCATTGTAACCGGGGGCAACGCGGGCATCGGGCTGGAAACCACCCGGGTGCTGGCTGCCGCCGGCGCCACGGTCATTGTGCCGGCCCGCGACACAGAAAAGGCCAAGCACAACCTGCAAGGCATTGCCAATGTGGAGCTAGACACGATGGACTTGCTGGACCCCCGTTCGATTGATGCCTTTGCCGAACGATTTCTGGCTTCCGGCCGGCCTCTGCACATGCTGATCAACAACGCCGGCATTATGTGGGTACCCTTGCGCCGCGACCACCGCGGCATCGAGTCGCAGTTGGCCACCAACTACTTGGGGCAGTTCCAATTGGTGGCGCGCCTGTGGCCGGCCCTCAAACAAGCGCAGGGCGCGCGGGTCGTCAACGTGTCGTCGTTTGGGCATCAGATGGCGCCTTTCCACTTCGAGGACCCCAACTTTCAGCACCGCGAATACCACACGCTGCAAGGCTACGGGCAATCCAAGACCGCCAGCAACCTGTTCACCGTGGCGCTGGACCAGCGTGGCCAGGCCGTCAACGTCCGCGCCTACGCCGTACACCCCGGCTCCATCAACGGCACCGAGCTGGGGCGCGAAGCACCCCTCGAGTTGTTCCAGCAAATGGGGTTTTGTGATGCCCAGGGCAACATCCTGCCCGAAGTGGCAGCCACGCTGAAAACCATCCCCCAAGGCGCGGCCACAACGGTGTGGTGTGCTACCAGCCCCTTGCTGAACACCCTTGGCGGAGTGTACTGCGAAGATGCCGATGTAGCCGAACTAGACGAGGGACAAATCGAGCACCGCCCCGACGACCCGTCTACGGCCCGAGGGGTGCAGCCTTATTCGCTGGACGAGGCCAATGCCCAGCGGCTATGGACGCTGAGCGAGGAACTCACGGGTATTTCCTTTCCTGCCAGCTAA